The Paenibacillus sp. YPG26 genome includes a window with the following:
- the rseP gene encoding RIP metalloprotease RseP — translation MEMLQIIFLTVLMFFLIVTVHEWGHYYFAKRAGILVREFAIGFGPKLFSYKRDETQFTLRLLPFGGYARMAGEDPELVGVQPGQTIALRLTGNTVTKIYLDRLDNRKNVIRGEVQSADLEDKLQVILDVDGDSQTFPVDPKAVLIAKGKETQVAPRDRQYGSKTVGQRALSIFAGPLMNFILAFILFALHTQMAGIQIENPTYLEIGEVTKGMPADEAHLQKGDIIDTINGVKVGADRDNMIKLISASKDKPMDWTVIRNGTPLQVTLTPREMAGQQGGKVGVSPVYPTRSAGFGETFTTAGHDMVNTTNAIFLGFKQLINKFSMDDLGGPVRTFEVTGQIAKQGIVQLTYWAAILSLYLGIFNLLPIPALDGSRLVFLGVEALRGKPVDPNREGMVHFIGFAMLFLLMIAVTYNDILRLING, via the coding sequence TTGGAAATGCTGCAGATTATATTTCTGACGGTACTGATGTTTTTTCTCATCGTCACCGTTCATGAATGGGGACACTATTACTTTGCGAAGCGCGCCGGTATCCTGGTACGTGAATTTGCAATTGGCTTTGGTCCCAAGCTGTTCTCTTATAAGCGGGATGAGACACAATTCACACTTAGACTTCTGCCCTTTGGCGGATACGCCCGTATGGCGGGAGAGGATCCCGAACTCGTAGGTGTACAGCCGGGTCAGACAATCGCGCTTCGGCTCACGGGCAATACGGTAACCAAGATTTATCTGGACCGGCTCGATAACCGGAAGAATGTAATCCGTGGGGAAGTCCAGTCTGCAGATCTGGAAGACAAGCTTCAAGTTATTCTTGATGTGGATGGGGATAGTCAGACCTTCCCGGTTGATCCCAAGGCTGTGCTGATTGCAAAAGGCAAGGAGACTCAAGTCGCCCCGAGGGACCGGCAGTACGGCAGCAAAACCGTTGGGCAGCGTGCGCTATCCATTTTTGCTGGACCTTTAATGAATTTCATTCTAGCCTTCATATTGTTCGCTCTGCACACTCAAATGGCTGGAATTCAAATTGAGAATCCGACTTATCTCGAGATTGGCGAGGTTACAAAAGGAATGCCGGCAGATGAAGCTCACTTGCAGAAGGGCGATATCATTGACACGATCAATGGAGTTAAGGTTGGAGCAGATCGCGATAACATGATTAAGCTGATCTCGGCGTCCAAAGACAAACCAATGGACTGGACTGTAATCCGAAATGGCACACCATTGCAGGTTACTCTTACACCTAGGGAAATGGCAGGGCAACAGGGCGGAAAGGTAGGGGTGTCCCCCGTGTATCCTACACGGAGTGCGGGATTCGGAGAGACTTTTACCACAGCCGGACACGACATGGTCAATACAACCAATGCTATTTTTCTCGGCTTCAAGCAGCTGATTAACAAGTTCTCCATGGATGATCTTGGCGGACCCGTTCGTACGTTCGAGGTTACAGGTCAAATTGCCAAGCAGGGAATTGTGCAGTTAACCTATTGGGCAGCCATTCTAAGCTTATACCTGGGGATATTCAACCTTCTTCCCATTCCAGCACTTGACGGAAGCCGCCTCGTCTTCCTGGGCGTAGAGGCACTCCGGGGTAAGCCGGTCGACCCGAACAGAGAGGGCATGGTGCACTTTATCGGATTTGCGATGCTGTTCCTTCTTATGATTGCGGTAACCTATAACGATATTTTGCGATTGATTAATGGATAA
- a CDS encoding FapA family protein translates to MAEHVDLDLNQFLSIALSEDKSSAYLKLIKEDEEGLTCSFEQLQSFLAANGITHGIQLDVLHRFLANPTDPMFRHTAIAEGTAPVKGEDGFVRYAIPLNQEQHGPNENEDGSVDYKDVIRLNNLHRGQLIAELVPPAPGKTGVAVTGEEIPFKPGKEARFKVGKNVVLNPEQTALYAAIDGLVTRTDKGKINVFPIYEVNGDVDYNTGNINFVGTVIVRGNVLTGFKVTAAGDIRVIGGVEGAELEAGGSIEITGGIIGYNKGHIKAGHNVKSGFIQDGNVYAGEDVLVTQSIMHSNIRAGRDVICSGTKGLIVGGNIQAGEKVMARIVGNPMSTTTTIEVGVLPELRNELVELRNQFKENLAAMDKTDKALTLLDQLAAAGKLNTEKMQMRAKLGLTRKQHLREQAEIKERMLEIEKSLEDTSRAKVHVLKMIYGGSKIVIGRYTKFIKDPISRMTFYYSEGDISMSVYI, encoded by the coding sequence ATGGCCGAGCATGTTGATTTAGATTTGAACCAGTTTTTAAGTATAGCGCTTTCAGAGGACAAGAGTTCTGCCTACCTCAAATTAATTAAAGAGGATGAAGAAGGTCTCACATGCAGCTTTGAACAGCTTCAGAGCTTCTTGGCGGCTAATGGAATCACTCACGGAATTCAGCTGGATGTCCTGCACCGCTTCCTGGCGAATCCGACCGACCCCATGTTCAGACACACCGCGATTGCTGAAGGTACAGCTCCTGTTAAAGGAGAGGACGGATTTGTCCGCTATGCGATTCCGCTTAACCAAGAGCAGCATGGGCCGAATGAGAATGAAGATGGCAGTGTGGATTACAAGGATGTAATCCGGCTGAACAATTTGCATAGAGGGCAGCTGATTGCAGAGCTTGTCCCTCCTGCACCTGGCAAGACGGGGGTGGCGGTTACGGGGGAAGAAATTCCCTTCAAACCAGGCAAAGAGGCCAGATTCAAAGTCGGTAAAAATGTTGTTCTCAATCCAGAGCAGACAGCTCTATATGCGGCCATTGACGGGTTGGTGACCAGAACCGATAAAGGGAAGATTAATGTCTTCCCTATCTATGAAGTTAATGGTGACGTGGATTACAATACAGGTAATATTAACTTTGTGGGAACCGTCATCGTCCGCGGGAATGTGCTTACGGGATTCAAGGTCACCGCTGCAGGAGATATCCGCGTAATCGGCGGTGTTGAGGGAGCGGAGCTGGAAGCCGGAGGATCAATTGAAATTACAGGCGGGATCATCGGTTATAACAAAGGACATATCAAAGCAGGCCATAACGTGAAGAGTGGATTTATCCAAGATGGCAATGTCTACGCTGGTGAAGATGTGCTGGTAACTCAGAGCATCATGCACTCGAATATCAGAGCAGGCCGGGATGTCATTTGCAGCGGCACTAAAGGTCTGATTGTTGGCGGCAATATTCAGGCCGGAGAGAAAGTGATGGCCCGTATTGTCGGTAACCCTATGTCGACGACCACAACGATTGAGGTAGGTGTCCTGCCCGAGCTGCGCAATGAGCTGGTTGAGCTGAGGAATCAGTTCAAGGAGAATTTAGCGGCCATGGACAAGACCGACAAAGCGCTCACCTTGTTAGATCAGCTGGCAGCCGCAGGGAAGCTGAATACTGAGAAGATGCAGATGAGAGCCAAGCTGGGACTTACCAGAAAACAGCATCTCAGAGAGCAGGCCGAGATTAAAGAACGAATGCTTGAAATCGAGAAATCGCTGGAGGATACCAGCAGAGCAAAGGTTCACGTACTTAAAATGATCTATGGCGGATCCAAAATTGTGATCGGTCGCTATACCAAATTCATTAAAGATCCGATATCCCGGATGACCTTCTATTATAGTGAAGGTGATATATCTATGTCCGTATACATCTAA
- a CDS encoding phosphatidate cytidylyltransferase: protein MKQRIITGLIAGVLFLGPCLAGGLWYHGLILFMSIIGYYEFVRMTKTLPWSGTALVGFIGVIVLVFPWKLLGSPFLPEPLQVIWILMLLFLFVTVFTKNSTNINQVAMHFLGSVYVGIGFSYIAESRTTPDGHGLFWTFLLLFSIWASDAGAYFTGRKWGKNKLWPAISPNKTVEGALGGVLIAIVTASLFAIFSNGLLSIGLAVVIGASAAVVGQLGDLVQSAYKRVYGIKDSGTLLPGHGGILDRCDSWITVFPFVHILMLLPFH, encoded by the coding sequence GTGAAGCAGCGTATCATCACAGGACTTATTGCAGGCGTGTTGTTCTTGGGGCCTTGTCTGGCCGGAGGGCTGTGGTATCATGGTTTGATTCTGTTCATGTCTATTATCGGTTATTATGAATTTGTTCGGATGACCAAGACACTGCCCTGGAGCGGCACTGCTCTAGTTGGCTTCATTGGTGTCATTGTACTCGTATTTCCGTGGAAGCTGCTGGGTAGCCCTTTCCTGCCTGAACCGCTCCAGGTAATATGGATATTAATGCTTTTATTCTTGTTTGTTACTGTATTTACGAAGAATTCCACGAATATTAATCAAGTAGCGATGCATTTCTTAGGCTCTGTCTATGTAGGTATTGGATTTTCCTATATTGCCGAGTCCCGTACAACACCGGATGGCCATGGATTGTTCTGGACCTTCCTTCTCCTGTTTTCTATTTGGGCAAGTGATGCAGGAGCCTATTTTACTGGCCGTAAGTGGGGAAAGAATAAGCTGTGGCCGGCAATCAGTCCCAACAAAACAGTGGAAGGGGCGCTGGGCGGTGTCCTTATTGCGATCGTAACAGCTTCTTTGTTCGCTATTTTCTCGAACGGACTGTTATCCATTGGACTTGCTGTCGTGATTGGCGCTTCAGCCGCGGTAGTCGGTCAGTTGGGTGATTTGGTGCAGTCTGCCTACAAGAGAGTATACGGCATAAAGGATTCAGGCACATTGCTTCCTGGGCATGGCGGGATATTGGACCGGTGTGACAGCTGGATTACGGTGTTCCCCTTTGTACATATTCTAATGCTGCTTCCCTTCCATTAA
- the proS gene encoding proline--tRNA ligase, producing the protein MAHEDKQFVTEITPQQEDFSRWYIDVIKKADLMDYSPVRGCIVFKPDGYEIWEHIQQELDRRFKETGHRNAYFPLFIPESFFQKEKEHVEGFNPELPWVTEAAGEKLEERLAIRPTSETMIGHMYERWIQSYRDLPVLINQWANVVRWEKRTLPFLRTSEFLWQEGHTAHENEEEAREETMKILEIYRDFVENYLAIPVIVGQKTPSEKFAGAVDTFSIEAMMKDGRAVQAGTSHYLGTNFAKAFEIKYLNRENVQEYVHTTSWGVSTRLIGSLIMVHGDDRGLALPPKVAPKQVMIIPIGPPKTRDLVVGRADELFSELKKAGVRVGIDDRADVRPGWKFNEYEMRGVPIRLEIGPRDMENGVCVLVSRISGEKKVIEQANLVQEVQAMLEQVHQEMYDRARSFREENFYSVDTLDEMKAKVEEQRGFTLAGWCGSEACEDTVKSETGATSRNIPFETEVQKHTCLVCGEQAKHTVIFARAY; encoded by the coding sequence ATGGCACACGAAGATAAACAGTTTGTGACCGAAATTACACCCCAGCAGGAAGACTTCTCACGCTGGTATATTGATGTAATCAAGAAAGCGGATCTTATGGACTATTCACCTGTCCGTGGCTGTATCGTATTTAAGCCTGACGGTTATGAGATCTGGGAACATATCCAGCAGGAGCTGGATCGGCGGTTCAAAGAGACGGGACACCGGAATGCGTATTTTCCTTTGTTCATCCCGGAGAGTTTTTTCCAGAAAGAGAAAGAGCATGTGGAAGGATTCAATCCGGAGCTTCCTTGGGTAACTGAAGCTGCGGGTGAGAAGCTTGAAGAGCGTCTTGCCATCCGGCCGACCTCCGAGACTATGATTGGACATATGTACGAAAGATGGATTCAGTCTTATCGGGATCTCCCTGTACTGATTAATCAATGGGCGAACGTAGTCCGCTGGGAGAAACGGACACTCCCGTTCCTTCGCACAAGTGAATTCTTGTGGCAGGAAGGACACACGGCCCATGAGAATGAAGAGGAAGCACGGGAAGAGACGATGAAGATCCTGGAGATCTATCGCGACTTCGTGGAGAACTACCTTGCGATTCCGGTAATTGTGGGTCAGAAGACTCCGTCGGAGAAGTTCGCGGGTGCTGTGGATACCTTCTCTATTGAGGCTATGATGAAGGATGGCCGCGCCGTTCAGGCGGGAACCTCTCATTATCTCGGGACCAACTTTGCCAAGGCATTTGAAATTAAATATCTGAACCGCGAAAATGTGCAGGAGTACGTACACACCACATCCTGGGGTGTCAGCACTCGTCTGATAGGATCGCTTATTATGGTTCACGGGGATGACAGAGGGCTGGCTCTTCCGCCTAAAGTGGCACCGAAGCAGGTCATGATCATTCCAATCGGCCCGCCTAAGACCCGGGATCTGGTTGTGGGCAGAGCGGATGAGTTGTTCAGCGAGCTTAAGAAGGCCGGTGTTCGTGTAGGGATTGACGACCGTGCTGATGTACGTCCCGGCTGGAAATTCAACGAATACGAAATGCGCGGAGTACCGATTCGGCTTGAGATTGGACCACGGGATATGGAGAACGGAGTATGTGTCCTAGTATCCAGAATCAGCGGCGAGAAAAAGGTCATTGAGCAGGCTAATCTAGTTCAAGAAGTTCAAGCTATGCTTGAGCAGGTTCATCAAGAGATGTATGACCGCGCCAGATCCTTCCGTGAGGAGAATTTCTATTCCGTAGATACCTTGGATGAGATGAAAGCGAAAGTGGAAGAGCAACGCGGCTTCACTCTAGCTGGCTGGTGCGGCTCAGAAGCTTGTGAGGATACCGTGAAGAGTGAGACCGGTGCTACAAGCCGGAACATTCCATTCGAGACAGAGGTGCAGAAGCATACTTGTCTCGTGTGTGGTGAACAGGCCAAGCACACCGTTATATTTGCCAGAGCCTACTAA
- the frr gene encoding ribosome recycling factor — MPQSVKKNAEERMDKAIQSLKRDLLTLRAGRATPALLDRVQVEYYGASTPLNQLANINTPDSRTLLIQPWDKSSLADIERAIQKSDLGLTPANDGATIRLSIPPLTEERRIELVKTTKKYGEEAKVAIRNIRRDANDDIKKLEKTDISEDESRRHQDDIQKSTDKFIAEVDKVLAAKEKEIMEV, encoded by the coding sequence ATGCCACAATCGGTTAAGAAAAATGCCGAAGAACGCATGGATAAAGCCATTCAATCCTTGAAAAGAGATTTGCTTACTCTACGTGCCGGACGTGCTACTCCAGCTCTGCTTGATCGGGTACAGGTGGAATATTACGGCGCATCTACTCCTCTGAACCAGTTGGCTAACATCAACACACCAGATTCCCGGACACTGCTCATTCAACCTTGGGATAAATCATCCTTGGCTGATATTGAGCGTGCTATCCAAAAGTCCGATCTGGGTCTTACACCGGCTAATGACGGAGCGACCATTCGTCTATCGATCCCGCCTCTTACGGAAGAGCGCCGGATTGAGCTTGTGAAGACAACGAAGAAGTACGGTGAAGAGGCGAAGGTAGCTATCCGGAATATCCGCCGGGATGCTAATGATGATATCAAGAAGCTGGAGAAGACGGATATCTCTGAAGACGAATCCCGTCGTCATCAAGACGATATTCAGAAATCGACAGATAAATTTATCGCGGAAGTTGACAAAGTGCTCGCTGCGAAAGAAAAAGAGATTATGGAAGTTTAA
- a CDS encoding isoprenyl transferase, with protein sequence MIKVFQSWWKKEQKQTLPSLSQDNVPSHIAIIMDGNGRWANRRGLPRIVGHQNGMKAVKRAAIAADEIGVKYLTMYAFSTENWKRPKDEVDFLMRLPEEFLAIELEELIEKNVRIQMMGHPEELPQHTIAAMEEAIRRTKNNTGLVLNFALNYGSRREIREVFKEAGQQIAAGTLSPDDLTEEWIGSHLHSSELPDPDLLIRTSGELRLSNFMLWQLAYSELWFTDVYWPEFTREHLIQAVAEYQRRTRRYGGLS encoded by the coding sequence ATGATTAAAGTATTTCAATCCTGGTGGAAAAAAGAACAAAAGCAGACTCTTCCGAGCTTGTCACAGGACAATGTTCCGAGCCATATCGCAATCATTATGGACGGTAACGGACGCTGGGCCAATCGTCGCGGCCTGCCACGGATTGTTGGACACCAGAACGGAATGAAAGCTGTCAAACGCGCGGCGATCGCAGCGGACGAGATTGGTGTTAAGTATTTGACCATGTATGCTTTTTCTACGGAGAATTGGAAGAGACCCAAGGACGAAGTTGATTTCCTGATGCGGCTTCCGGAGGAATTTCTGGCGATTGAGCTGGAAGAACTGATCGAGAAGAACGTTCGGATCCAGATGATGGGTCATCCCGAAGAGCTCCCACAGCATACGATCGCGGCTATGGAAGAAGCCATCAGACGAACGAAGAATAATACAGGCTTGGTACTGAACTTCGCTCTGAATTACGGCAGCCGGCGTGAAATTAGAGAAGTGTTCAAGGAGGCTGGGCAGCAAATTGCCGCGGGAACACTTTCGCCTGATGATCTAACAGAAGAGTGGATAGGGTCTCATCTTCATTCCTCAGAGCTTCCTGATCCGGATCTGCTGATTCGCACAAGCGGTGAACTTAGACTCAGTAATTTCATGCTATGGCAACTGGCTTACAGTGAATTATGGTTCACGGATGTATACTGGCCTGAGTTCACGAGAGAGCATTTAATTCAAGCGGTTGCTGAGTATCAGAGGAGAACGCGGCGGTATGGCGGATTATCTTAA
- the pyrH gene encoding UMP kinase, giving the protein MEQPVFKRVVLKVSGESLAGQNGYGIDAETITSIAEQVKEVVELGVEVAIVCGGGNIWRGIAGSAKGIDRATADYMGMLATLMNSLALQDALEQIDVPTRVQTSIAMQQIAEPYIRRRAIRHLEKGRVVIFAAGTGNPFFSTDTTAALRAAEIEAEVILMAKNKVDGVYSADPFVDPTAEKFEQLTYMEVLSKNLGVMDSTASSLCMDNNIPLIVFAITEQGNIKRVVLGERIGTIVKGSVD; this is encoded by the coding sequence TTGGAACAGCCTGTATTTAAACGTGTTGTCTTAAAGGTCAGCGGAGAGTCTTTAGCCGGACAGAATGGCTACGGTATAGATGCCGAAACCATTACCTCCATTGCAGAGCAGGTCAAAGAGGTCGTTGAGCTTGGTGTGGAAGTTGCTATTGTCTGCGGAGGCGGCAACATCTGGAGAGGTATTGCAGGCAGCGCCAAAGGAATTGACCGTGCAACTGCAGACTACATGGGGATGCTGGCTACTCTGATGAACTCGCTTGCCCTGCAGGACGCATTAGAACAGATTGATGTGCCAACACGGGTTCAAACGTCAATCGCAATGCAGCAGATTGCTGAACCCTATATCCGTCGGAGAGCAATCCGTCATCTTGAAAAAGGGCGTGTCGTTATCTTTGCGGCAGGGACGGGGAATCCGTTCTTCTCAACTGATACGACTGCAGCTCTTCGTGCAGCAGAAATTGAAGCCGAAGTTATTCTAATGGCTAAGAATAAGGTAGACGGTGTCTACTCTGCTGATCCATTTGTAGATCCGACTGCCGAGAAATTCGAGCAGCTGACTTATATGGAAGTACTCAGCAAGAACCTGGGTGTAATGGATTCAACCGCATCCTCGCTGTGTATGGACAACAATATTCCGCTTATCGTGTTCGCAATAACGGAGCAAGGCAACATTAAACGTGTCGTTCTTGGTGAGAGAATCGGCACAATCGTTAAAGGGAGTGTAGACTAA
- the rpsB gene encoding 30S ribosomal protein S2 produces MGVISMKQLLEAGVHFGHQTRRWNPKMDRYIFTERNGIYIIDLQKTVKKVEEAYNFVKSVAEENGTILFVGTKKQAQDSVKEEAERAGQFYINQRWLGGTLTNFQTIQKRIDRLKTLERWEEDGTFAVLPKKEVIILRKEKDRLEKFLGGIKNMKGLPSALFIIDPRKERIAVAEARKLGIPIVGIVDTNCDPDEIDYVIPGNDDAIRAVKLLTGKMADAVIEANQGEQTTA; encoded by the coding sequence ATGGGAGTTATCTCCATGAAACAACTGCTTGAGGCAGGCGTTCATTTCGGTCACCAGACACGTCGCTGGAACCCGAAAATGGATCGTTATATCTTCACTGAAAGAAACGGTATTTACATTATTGACTTGCAAAAAACAGTCAAAAAGGTAGAGGAAGCGTACAACTTTGTGAAAAGTGTGGCTGAAGAGAATGGAACAATTCTTTTCGTCGGTACTAAGAAGCAAGCTCAAGATTCTGTTAAAGAAGAAGCTGAGCGCGCTGGTCAATTCTACATTAACCAACGTTGGCTCGGGGGTACTCTGACTAACTTCCAAACGATTCAAAAACGTATCGACCGTTTGAAAACTTTGGAAAGATGGGAAGAGGACGGTACTTTCGCAGTTCTTCCTAAGAAAGAAGTTATCATTCTTCGCAAGGAGAAAGATCGTCTTGAGAAATTCCTCGGCGGTATCAAGAACATGAAGGGTCTGCCAAGCGCACTCTTTATTATTGATCCTCGCAAAGAGCGTATCGCGGTTGCTGAAGCCCGCAAGCTGGGTATCCCAATCGTAGGTATCGTTGATACGAACTGTGATCCAGACGAAATCGACTATGTTATCCCAGGTAATGATGACGCGATCCGCGCTGTTAAATTGCTGACAGGTAAGATGGCTGATGCTGTGATCGAAGCGAACCAAGGCGAACAAACTACAGCTTAA
- a CDS encoding peptidase, with protein sequence MKNRTFMVGLGVGLILGALLLQIMLIGQGNESSQLLTKPQVQQAAERLGMKVYDGNEQVLTAEEWEAKAKEERQKKEKDEAETKSPAEPAAPSSTKTPAATSPTKTPAAPESTSTPKSPAAPGNTEAAGKPATPKVTPPESSKATGPKKPEQIPFKISSGDNLTKVAEGLKGAGIISDKSAFIQNAVESKANYSLQTGNYIFKPGESLSSIISKITSKPSGK encoded by the coding sequence ATGAAGAACCGCACCTTTATGGTTGGCTTGGGTGTAGGACTAATACTGGGTGCTCTCTTGCTTCAAATTATGCTGATCGGTCAGGGGAACGAGTCCAGCCAGCTTTTGACCAAGCCCCAGGTCCAGCAGGCTGCAGAGCGTTTAGGGATGAAGGTCTATGATGGGAATGAGCAAGTTCTAACCGCTGAGGAGTGGGAGGCTAAAGCCAAGGAAGAGCGTCAGAAGAAAGAGAAAGATGAGGCAGAGACTAAATCTCCTGCAGAACCTGCAGCTCCTTCCTCGACCAAGACCCCGGCAGCTACCTCACCGACCAAGACTCCTGCAGCGCCTGAATCCACTTCGACACCGAAATCTCCTGCAGCACCCGGTAATACCGAGGCTGCGGGCAAGCCGGCCACGCCCAAAGTTACACCTCCGGAATCCAGCAAGGCCACCGGGCCCAAGAAGCCGGAGCAGATTCCTTTCAAGATCTCTTCGGGAGATAATCTTACTAAAGTGGCGGAAGGTCTTAAAGGCGCAGGAATTATTTCTGATAAGAGTGCTTTCATTCAGAATGCCGTTGAGAGCAAAGCGAATTACAGCCTGCAGACGGGCAATTATATTTTCAAGCCAGGCGAGAGCTTGTCCTCTATTATCTCCAAGATTACTTCGAAGCCGTCCGGGAAATAA
- the tsf gene encoding translation elongation factor Ts, which produces MAVDAKAVKELREKTGAGMLDCKKALEEANGDLTKAAELLREKGLAAAANKAGRIATEGVVESYIHAGGRIGVLVEINCETDFVAKTDQFKDFARDIAMQIAAASPKFVRREEVPAEELEKEKEILKAQALNEGKPEKIVEKMVEGRIGKYYEEYCLLEQTFVKDPDKTISTLLNEKISTIGENISIRRFVRYELGEGLEKKVDNFVEEVLSQVKN; this is translated from the coding sequence ATGGCAGTAGATGCAAAAGCGGTAAAAGAACTACGCGAAAAAACAGGCGCGGGTATGCTTGATTGCAAGAAAGCTTTGGAAGAAGCAAATGGTGATTTGACAAAAGCAGCTGAGCTTCTCCGTGAGAAAGGTCTTGCAGCAGCAGCGAACAAAGCAGGCCGTATCGCAACAGAAGGTGTAGTTGAATCTTACATCCACGCTGGCGGACGTATCGGCGTACTTGTGGAAATCAACTGCGAAACAGACTTCGTAGCCAAGACAGACCAATTCAAGGACTTCGCTCGCGACATCGCTATGCAAATCGCTGCGGCAAGCCCTAAATTCGTACGTCGTGAAGAAGTGCCGGCTGAAGAGCTCGAGAAAGAGAAAGAAATTTTGAAAGCTCAAGCTTTGAACGAAGGCAAGCCAGAGAAAATCGTTGAGAAAATGGTTGAAGGGCGTATCGGTAAATACTACGAAGAATATTGCTTGCTTGAGCAAACTTTCGTGAAAGATCCGGACAAAACAATCAGCACATTGCTTAACGAAAAAATCAGCACCATCGGAGAGAACATCTCCATCCGCCGTTTTGTTCGTTACGAGCTGGGCGAAGGTCTTGAGAAGAAAGTCGACAACTTCGTAGAAGAAGTATTGTCCCAAGTTAAGAACTAA
- a CDS encoding 1-deoxy-D-xylulose-5-phosphate reductoisomerase has product MKKLAVIGSTGSIGTQTLDVVTAYPDRFQIEGLAAGSNLELFLSQVKQFNPKKASVGSKALADEIRPYLPQGVQLFYGPEGLVEVAAGTDADTVVTAVVGSAGLPATLAAIQEGKTIGLANKETLVTAGHLVTSLARDKGVSLLPIDSEHSAIFQCLNGENKSDIAQITLTASGGSFRDMTREQLSNVTVEDALKHPNWSMGAKITIDSATMVNKGLEVIEAHWLFDLPYEQIGVLLHPESIIHSFVEFQDSSIIAQLGNPDMRVPIQYALTYPERWTSKTPRLSLAEIGSLNFREMDFIRFPCLRLAFECGKIGGTSTCVFNAANEVAVARFLNREISFLKIESVIEETLSRHKVVASPDLEAIHEADRWARETASNL; this is encoded by the coding sequence ATGAAGAAACTTGCAGTAATCGGTTCAACCGGTTCTATAGGTACACAAACACTGGATGTTGTTACGGCATACCCGGATCGTTTTCAAATTGAAGGGTTGGCTGCCGGAAGTAATCTGGAGTTGTTCCTGAGCCAGGTGAAGCAGTTCAATCCGAAGAAAGCTTCTGTCGGAAGCAAAGCGCTTGCAGATGAGATTAGGCCTTACCTGCCTCAAGGCGTGCAGCTGTTCTATGGACCCGAAGGACTTGTTGAAGTCGCGGCAGGAACAGATGCGGACACGGTTGTCACTGCCGTTGTAGGCAGTGCAGGTCTTCCGGCTACACTTGCTGCTATTCAGGAGGGGAAGACGATTGGCCTTGCCAACAAGGAGACTCTTGTTACGGCAGGTCATTTGGTTACCTCGTTGGCACGAGATAAGGGAGTCTCTCTGCTTCCGATCGACAGCGAGCATTCGGCTATTTTTCAGTGTCTCAACGGGGAGAATAAGTCGGATATCGCACAAATCACCTTAACCGCTTCGGGCGGCTCATTTCGTGACATGACAAGAGAACAGCTATCTAATGTGACTGTTGAAGACGCGCTTAAGCACCCGAACTGGTCTATGGGGGCCAAGATCACTATTGATTCAGCAACCATGGTCAATAAAGGGCTCGAGGTGATTGAGGCTCATTGGTTATTTGATCTCCCATACGAGCAGATCGGCGTTTTGCTTCATCCAGAAAGCATTATTCATTCCTTTGTTGAATTTCAAGACAGCAGCATTATTGCACAGCTTGGCAATCCGGATATGCGGGTGCCTATTCAATACGCGCTTACCTATCCTGAACGATGGACTTCCAAGACTCCGCGTCTATCGCTCGCAGAGATCGGCAGCCTGAACTTTCGGGAGATGGATTTCATCCGATTCCCATGTTTAAGACTAGCCTTCGAATGTGGTAAAATAGGTGGGACGTCTACATGTGTATTTAATGCGGCAAATGAGGTTGCGGTTGCCCGCTTTTTGAACCGTGAAATTTCGTTCCTCAAGATCGAATCGGTTATAGAAGAGACCTTGTCCCGTCATAAGGTAGTGGCAAGCCCTGATCTTGAAGCGATCCACGAAGCGGATCGCTGGGCTAGGGAGACGGCCTCGAACCTGTAG